CGTCGTGAGCTCGTCGAACACCCGGCGACCCACTGGTTCCGTGGTCCACTTACACTCCCCGAGGAGCAAGGTCCCAGTCCCCCGATCAACCCCAGCGATGTCGACCTCCTCGCCGCCGTACCACCAGCGGCCGATCCGCGAGCAGGAGACGGGGAACGCCGGCGTCTGGACCGCCTGCTGGCACACAGTTTCGAAGTTCTGGCTCGTGTGTGTCGGTAGCGTCTCGGCGATCGCCGATCGGACCGGTGCCGTCCGTCCCTGTTCGAGCGTTCCTCGATTGGGTGCCACGTACCGAAACCAGAACCGAAGGAAATCGTCCGTCAGCCGATACAGTCCCCGGCCGCCAGGGTCCGTCACCGGATGCTCCTGGTTGAGGATTGCCAACTGCGTGAGGTTTTGGAGATACCGGGAGAGACTGCTTGCATCACGGCCGATCTCGTTGGCGATCTCGGTAACGCGTGTCGCGCCACCGGCGATGGCTTCGAGGATCGCCATATACGTCGCGGGCTCACGGAGTTCCTGCCGCAGGAGAAACTCCGGCTCCTCGTACAGGAACTCACCTTTCGAGAGGATGGATTGCTCGATGTTCTCGAGGAGGCTCAGTCCTGGATCGAACTGTTCGAGATACGCGGGAACGCCTCCAAGCACACTATACAGCTGGATCTGCGTCTCCAGATCGTCGTCCGGGAAGAACGCGCGAACGTCCGCGAACGAGAGTGGAGCGAGCTCCCACTGTCCGGTTCGGCGCCCGTATAGTGGGCTCTCGTAGCTCAACACGCCCTCCTCCATCATCGAAATCGACGAGCCCAACAACACGAGCGAGACGTCCGTTCCTGCGAGTACGTCGTCGACAACGGTCTGAAACACTGACGGGATCGTGTCGTCCTCGTCGACGAGATACGAGAACTCGTCTAACGCTACCACGCACGGCCCGTCGACGCGCGCCGTGAGATACTGAAACGCCTCGACGAACCCGTCGACATCCGGAGTGATATCGTCGAACGCAGCAGCGCACTGTGCCGCGAATCGCCGAGCGTTGTGCGTTGCGCCCCGCTCGTCACAGAGATAGTAGACTGACGTGTCTTCGAGTGCGTCAAGCGCCGTCGTCACCAGCGTCGTCTTCCCTACCCGCCGTCGCCCGTATACGACGAGGAGCTGTCGCTCGGCTCGTGAGAGATGCGACGTGAGCCATTCGAGTTCAGTTTCTCTGTTTATCATTATGCGTGCGATAATATTATCGTGTTCATAATAGTTGTTCGGGTCCGTTGTGGCGATCGTTCTCCGGGTTTCAGTACAAGAAGGCCGCTACAGTCTTAGCGCCGGCGTTGTTCGAACTCCTGACGTTCACCACGTTGCTGTTGGCCGCCTCCGACGTTAGCAGCGTCCGCTTCGTATCCACCATCTTGGCTACATACGTGATGTCACGTGTCTGCTGGTCGTCCCCGTCGATCACCGGCGGACCGTCGAGACAGCCGTATCGAGTTGGGAGAGTGTTTTGTCTGTCGGCGTTCAAAGATACCCTAGCATGGGCCTGTACGACGACGTGCTGGTCGCAGATGGCGTCAGGCTACCGAAGTTCCCAGCCGAGGCTAGTCCGTCCGATATCGGGTGGCAGACGAAAGACATTGGTCGGCCAGCCATGCGAGCGTACAAGATTACCGCAGACGGACGGCTTCTGCGACGCGAGCGAGAGTTCCGTGAGAAAACGTCTGAGGAAAAGCAGGCGGTGGCCGCCGATCATGGCTTCGGATCGTGGGACGAGTACGCCTCGTTTTGTGATGACGCCGACCCAGGTGACCGCATCCAACGGGGAATCGGTCTTGGAGCGCCGAACTCCCGGACCGTCGACGAGGAGTTCTGGCTCGATCACAATATGCACGGCAGTTTCGAGTTCCATGGACGGAGCGACGGCATCGAAGACGGATTTCACTGGTCGTACGAAGCACGGTTCACACGCGGGGAACTCATCGCTATCGTCTTTCTCGGCGAACGAGGCGGCGGTTCTCCCGATGAATACAGGCCCGAGGCGCCCGTCTGCGTCGAGTTTTAACATCCACGACAGCCTGATCGTCGCCAGTCATCGCGCACAAGAGACTACTGCGATCCTCACAGCTGACGGTGGTATCGGTGACGCCGGGTACAAAACGATCTGGGACTGACTAAGCGCCTCTTCGTGAAGCGCTCGGTGACACAGACGCCATCGGTATGCATTGTTCACCGTCGCGGTGACGCGCGAGGAACCATCACTCGGAGCCGATCGCGTCACGAATCGTCTGCGCGTCAACCTGGCCATACGTCACCAACGTCGAACACCCAGGGGCATCGAGATCATACGTTGTAAGCGCTGTTGTGTCGCTCCGGACGCCGTGGGCGTCAAGGGTAATCCGTGGCTCCCCAGTCGCAGGATGCGCAAGGTGATCGACAACGGTGTGTCCAAGTCTGCGGTTGGTGACGACCCACAAGCTCACCGCAGGGTCACACGCCGCCATCGCATCGGCATCGGTGAGCACGCCTGTCGACAGATCATGTGTTTCGCGTTCAACTTCGACACAGATATGCGGCTGGCCGTCGCCGTCAAGCCCGACGACATCGATCCGCGCTTCTGACTCAGGAGGGACCCAGTACCGTTCGACCTGTTCGACCGGACTTGCCGGCTCATCACGGACTGTTTCGAGCGCCTGCACCGCCAGCTCGACGCCTTTGATGTGTAGGACTGATTCTTCGGGATCGCCGCGTTTGGGTTCGGGTGGGTCGGCGCCATTTCGGAGCCGCTGCAGTAGCGTCCGCGCTTTCGGTGTCAGGCGGTAATATTCGCCTTGGAGTTCGGACTGCGGTGTGATGTAGCCTGCCTCAGCGAGCTCGTCTTTTGGCTCCGGGCCGGTGAGTCCGACAGTTGCGCGAAGTGGGTACATTGAGTCGGTGCGCACGTCCCAGGCACGCGAGTCGATCGCCCGCCGTCGAGCGCGCTCCATGAGCCGGAGGAACATGACTTCGGTAATCGACAACGGGCAGGCGCGAACACGCTCAACAGTCACGTCTTCGAGCCAAATATCGGTAATTGGAAGTGATGTCGCATCATCCTTAGTTGAATCCTGGCAGTGACGGATTGCATCCACCAACCGCTCGAACCGCGG
This genomic window from Halorubrum sp. PV6 contains:
- a CDS encoding ATP-binding protein; protein product: MINRETELEWLTSHLSRAERQLLVVYGRRRVGKTTLVTTALDALEDTSVYYLCDERGATHNARRFAAQCAAAFDDITPDVDGFVEAFQYLTARVDGPCVVALDEFSYLVDEDDTIPSVFQTVVDDVLAGTDVSLVLLGSSISMMEEGVLSYESPLYGRRTGQWELAPLSFADVRAFFPDDDLETQIQLYSVLGGVPAYLEQFDPGLSLLENIEQSILSKGEFLYEEPEFLLRQELREPATYMAILEAIAGGATRVTEIANEIGRDASSLSRYLQNLTQLAILNQEHPVTDPGGRGLYRLTDDFLRFWFRYVAPNRGTLEQGRTAPVRSAIAETLPTHTSQNFETVCQQAVQTPAFPVSCSRIGRWWYGGEEVDIAGVDRGTGTLLLGECKWTTEPVGRRVFDELTTLESEVRWQGTDREVRYALFSRAGFTDELRAVVDDRSDAWLYGIPELATLFDSDR